One Bacillota bacterium genomic window, TGATATCATGTTGCCGGGTCTAAATGGGATCGAGGTTCTAAGAAGGATGCGGCAGTTTTCTGATGTACCGGTGATACTTCTTACGGCCCGGGATGCGGTGGTAGACAAAGTTGCCGGGCTAGACACAGGCGCTGACGATTATGTTACGAAGCCGTTTGCCATTGAGGAATTGCTGGCTCGAATCAGGGCGGCCTTGCGGAACAAGGCCGGTGGTAATGGAGTGAAAACACCACCGGTTCTTGTGGCTGGAGCGCTG contains:
- a CDS encoding response regulator transcription factor; its protein translation is MKERMGKILIIEDEEKIARFVELELEFEGYEVRKAFDGRSGLELAKTRSFDLVLLDIMLPGLNGIEVLRRMRQFSDVPVILLTARDAVVDKVAGLDTGADDYVTKPFAIEELLARIRAALRNKAGGNGVKTPPVLVAGAL